One Gordonia sp. SID5947 genomic region harbors:
- the ilvD gene encoding dihydroxy-acid dehydratase: MPALRSRTTTVGREAAGARSLWRATGMTDDDFGKPIVAIANSYTQFVPGHVHLKDVGEIVAGAVRAAGGVPREFHTIAVDDGIAMGHGGMLYSLPSREIIADSVEYMVNAHTADALVCISNCDKITPGMLNAAMRLNIPTVFVSGGPMEAGKAVVVDGVAQAPTDLITAISASANSAVDDDGLSEVERSACPTCGSCSGMFTANSMNCLTEALGLALPGNGSTLATHEARRALFERAGSVVVEAATRWYRDDDESVLPRNIATPTAFRNAMALDVAMGGSTNTVLHILAAAQEGEVADFDLSVIDEISRNVPCLSKVAPNSDYHMEDVHRAGGIPAILGELRRAGLLDDTASTVHSPTVAQFLDDWDIRGGKALDEATELFHAAPGGVRTTTPFSTANRWDSLDTDAEGGCIRDLAHAYTVEGGLCVLRGNLAPDGAILKTAGIEEDLWHFEGPARVVESQEEAVQVILSKTIQAGEVLVVRYEGPAGGPGMQEMLHPTAFMKGTGMGKKCALITDGRFSGGSSGLSVGHMSPEAASGGAIGLIEDGDPILIDVQTRRLQVLVDDEVLDERRAKMEASERPWQPKDRQRTVTTALRAYAKLATSADRGAVRVVD, encoded by the coding sequence ATGCCAGCTCTGAGGTCCCGAACCACCACCGTCGGCCGCGAAGCAGCCGGTGCGCGCTCGCTCTGGCGGGCCACCGGGATGACCGATGACGATTTCGGGAAGCCGATCGTGGCGATCGCCAACTCCTACACCCAGTTCGTCCCGGGTCACGTGCACCTCAAGGATGTCGGCGAGATCGTCGCCGGCGCGGTCCGCGCCGCCGGTGGTGTGCCCCGCGAGTTCCACACCATCGCTGTCGACGACGGCATCGCGATGGGCCACGGCGGCATGCTCTACTCGCTTCCCAGTCGCGAGATCATCGCCGACTCGGTGGAATACATGGTCAATGCCCACACCGCCGACGCCCTCGTCTGTATTTCCAACTGCGACAAGATCACTCCCGGCATGCTCAACGCCGCGATGCGACTGAACATCCCCACGGTCTTCGTCTCGGGAGGTCCGATGGAGGCCGGCAAGGCCGTCGTCGTCGACGGTGTCGCACAGGCACCCACCGACCTGATCACCGCGATCTCGGCATCGGCGAACAGCGCTGTCGACGACGACGGGCTCAGCGAGGTCGAACGGTCCGCGTGCCCGACGTGCGGGTCGTGCTCGGGCATGTTCACCGCCAACTCGATGAACTGCCTCACCGAGGCGCTAGGGCTCGCGTTGCCCGGCAACGGTTCGACACTGGCAACTCACGAGGCACGCCGCGCCCTGTTCGAGCGGGCCGGAAGTGTCGTCGTCGAGGCAGCGACCCGCTGGTATCGCGACGACGACGAATCGGTCCTCCCCCGCAACATCGCGACCCCCACCGCGTTCCGCAACGCGATGGCCCTCGACGTGGCGATGGGCGGATCGACCAACACCGTGCTGCACATCCTCGCCGCCGCGCAGGAGGGAGAGGTCGCCGACTTCGACCTCTCGGTCATCGACGAGATCAGTCGCAACGTGCCATGCCTGTCCAAGGTCGCGCCGAACTCCGACTACCACATGGAGGACGTCCATCGGGCCGGCGGAATCCCGGCGATCCTGGGCGAACTGCGTCGTGCCGGACTCCTCGACGACACCGCCTCCACCGTGCACAGCCCGACCGTCGCACAATTCCTCGACGACTGGGACATCCGCGGCGGCAAGGCGCTCGACGAGGCAACGGAGCTGTTCCACGCGGCGCCGGGCGGCGTCCGGACCACCACGCCGTTCTCCACCGCGAACCGTTGGGACTCGCTCGACACCGACGCCGAGGGCGGCTGTATCCGCGACCTCGCGCACGCCTACACCGTCGAAGGCGGACTGTGCGTGCTGCGCGGCAACCTCGCCCCGGACGGCGCGATCCTCAAGACCGCAGGCATCGAGGAGGATCTCTGGCACTTCGAAGGACCCGCGCGGGTTGTCGAGAGCCAGGAAGAGGCGGTGCAGGTGATCCTGTCCAAGACCATTCAGGCCGGTGAGGTCCTCGTGGTCCGGTACGAAGGTCCGGCCGGCGGCCCGGGGATGCAGGAGATGCTGCATCCGACCGCATTCATGAAGGGCACCGGAATGGGCAAGAAGTGCGCGCTCATCACCGACGGCCGTTTCTCCGGGGGTTCCTCGGGATTGTCGGTGGGGCATATGTCGCCGGAAGCCGCCTCCGGGGGCGCGATCGGCCTGATCGAGGACGGCGACCCGATCCTCATCGACGTGCAGACACGACGACTGCAGGTCCTCGTCGACGACGAGGTCCTGGACGAGCGCCGGGCCAAGATGGAGGCGTCGGAGCGACCGTGGCAGCCGAAGGACCGTCAGCGGACGGTCACCACCGCATTGCGCGCGTACGCGAAGTTGGCCACCTCGGCCGACCGAGGCGCGGTGCGCGTGGTCGACTGA
- a CDS encoding acetolactate synthase large subunit: protein MSAPTARTNAASGAESSRETAPRQQSPAAGNLRAVGQHTVAPERVSGAQSVVRSLEELGVEVVFGIPGGAVLPVYDPLLDSKKVRHVLVRHEQGAGHAATGYAQITGRAGVCMATSGPGATNLVTPLADAQMDSVPVVAITGQVGRALIGTDGFQEADISGITMPVTKHNFLVSNPVDIPRVIAEAFHIAESGRPGAVLVDIPKDILQAQTTFSWPPQIDLPGYRPVTKPHGKQVREAARLIEAAKAPVLYVGGGVIKANASEELRELAELTGIPVVTTLMARGAFPDSHQQHLGMPGMHGTVAAVAALQRSDLLITLGARFDDRVTGQLTSFAQNAKVVHADIDPAEIGKNRHADVPIVGDCKAVIVDLIETIRNERATTAGAPDLSGWWKYLDGVRRTYPLSYDRQADGSMSPEFVISAVGKAAGPDAVYCAGVGQHQMWAAQFISYEKPRTWLNSGGLGTMGYAVPAAMGAKMAAPDTEVWAIDGDGCFQMTNQELATCAIEGIPIKVALINNGNLGMVRQWQTLFYEERYSNTDLSTHSRMIPDFVKLAEALGCAAFRVEREEDVDEVIAKAREINDRPVVVDFIVGADAQVWPMVAAGTGNDEIMAARDIRPLFDEDEAASDPVDIHEAMSRPDQANQPASAGKEDK from the coding sequence GTGAGCGCACCAACAGCACGAACCAACGCCGCGAGCGGAGCAGAGTCCTCCCGCGAGACGGCGCCGCGCCAGCAATCACCCGCGGCCGGAAACCTCCGGGCGGTAGGCCAGCACACAGTGGCGCCTGAGCGCGTCAGCGGTGCCCAGTCCGTCGTCCGGTCGCTCGAGGAACTCGGTGTCGAGGTGGTCTTCGGCATTCCCGGTGGTGCGGTCCTGCCGGTCTATGACCCACTACTGGACTCGAAGAAGGTCCGCCACGTCCTGGTCCGTCATGAACAGGGCGCCGGCCACGCGGCCACGGGCTACGCGCAGATCACCGGCCGCGCCGGTGTCTGCATGGCCACCTCGGGTCCGGGTGCCACCAACCTGGTGACGCCGCTCGCCGACGCGCAGATGGACTCGGTGCCGGTCGTCGCGATCACCGGCCAGGTCGGCCGCGCGCTCATCGGCACCGACGGCTTCCAAGAGGCCGACATCTCCGGCATCACGATGCCGGTCACCAAGCACAACTTCCTGGTGAGCAACCCGGTCGACATCCCGCGCGTGATCGCCGAGGCGTTCCACATCGCGGAGAGTGGTCGGCCGGGTGCGGTTCTCGTCGACATCCCCAAGGACATCCTGCAGGCCCAGACCACGTTCTCGTGGCCGCCGCAGATCGATCTGCCGGGTTATCGGCCGGTCACCAAGCCGCACGGCAAGCAGGTGCGCGAAGCTGCTCGACTGATCGAGGCCGCCAAGGCGCCGGTGCTCTACGTCGGTGGTGGCGTGATCAAGGCCAACGCGTCGGAGGAACTGCGGGAACTCGCGGAACTGACCGGGATCCCGGTGGTGACCACGCTGATGGCGCGCGGGGCCTTCCCCGACAGCCACCAGCAGCATCTCGGTATGCCGGGCATGCACGGCACCGTCGCCGCGGTGGCCGCGCTGCAGAGAAGTGATCTGCTGATCACGCTCGGTGCTCGATTCGACGATCGCGTCACCGGTCAGCTGACATCCTTCGCGCAGAACGCCAAGGTGGTCCACGCCGACATCGATCCGGCCGAGATCGGCAAGAATCGGCATGCCGACGTGCCGATCGTCGGGGACTGCAAGGCGGTCATCGTCGATCTGATCGAGACGATCCGCAATGAGCGGGCCACCACGGCGGGGGCGCCGGACCTCTCGGGGTGGTGGAAGTACCTCGACGGCGTGCGCCGTACCTATCCGCTGAGCTACGACCGCCAGGCGGACGGATCGATGTCGCCCGAGTTCGTCATCTCGGCCGTCGGCAAGGCCGCGGGGCCCGACGCCGTCTACTGTGCGGGCGTCGGTCAGCACCAGATGTGGGCGGCTCAGTTCATCTCGTACGAGAAGCCCCGAACCTGGCTCAACTCCGGTGGTCTGGGCACGATGGGCTATGCGGTGCCTGCTGCCATGGGAGCCAAGATGGCCGCACCCGACACCGAGGTCTGGGCGATCGACGGCGACGGCTGCTTCCAGATGACCAACCAGGAGTTGGCCACCTGCGCCATCGAGGGCATCCCCATCAAGGTCGCCCTGATCAACAACGGCAACCTCGGCATGGTGCGCCAGTGGCAGACCCTCTTCTACGAGGAGCGCTACTCGAACACCGACCTGTCGACGCACTCGCGGATGATCCCCGACTTCGTGAAGCTCGCAGAAGCGTTGGGCTGCGCGGCCTTCCGGGTCGAGCGCGAGGAGGACGTCGACGAGGTGATCGCCAAGGCCCGTGAGATCAACGATCGCCCGGTGGTCGTCGACTTCATCGTCGGCGCCGACGCCCAGGTCTGGCCGATGGTGGCCGCCGGCACCGGCAACGACGAGATCATGGCGGCCCGCGACATCCGGCCGTTGTTCGACGAAGACGAGGCCGCGTCGGATCCGGTCGACATCCATGAGGCGATGTCGCGTCCCGATCAGGCGAATCAGCCCGCATCTGCAGGGAAGGAAGACAAGTGA
- the ilvC gene encoding ketol-acid reductoisomerase, translating to MAIELFYDDDADLSIIQGRKVAVIGYGSQGHAHSLSLRDSGVDVAVGLREGSKSREKAAEQGLKVMTAAEAAEWADVIMILAPDTSQAKIFTDEIEPNLKDGDAIFFGHGLNIHFDLIKPAENITVGMVAPKGPGHLVRRQFVDGKGVPCLIAVDQDPKGEGQALALSYASAIGGGRAGIIKTTFKEETETDLFGEQAVLCGGTEELVKTGFEVMVEAGYAPEMAYFEVLHELKLIVDLMYEGGIARMNYSVSDTAEFGGYLSGPRVIDADTKERMRGILKDIQDGTFTKRLVANVENGNSELEGLRKKNAEHPIEVTGKKLRDLMSWVDRPITETA from the coding sequence GTGGCGATCGAACTGTTCTATGACGACGACGCCGATCTGTCGATCATCCAGGGCCGCAAGGTCGCGGTGATCGGCTACGGCAGCCAGGGACATGCGCATTCGCTGTCGCTGCGTGACTCCGGGGTCGATGTCGCGGTCGGCCTGCGTGAGGGCAGCAAGTCCCGCGAGAAGGCCGCCGAGCAGGGCCTGAAGGTCATGACCGCCGCCGAGGCCGCCGAATGGGCCGACGTCATCATGATCCTGGCCCCGGACACCTCGCAGGCCAAGATCTTCACCGACGAGATCGAGCCGAACCTCAAGGACGGCGATGCCATCTTCTTCGGGCACGGTCTGAACATCCACTTCGACCTGATCAAGCCCGCGGAGAACATCACCGTCGGCATGGTCGCGCCGAAGGGGCCCGGTCACCTGGTGCGCCGTCAGTTCGTCGACGGCAAGGGCGTGCCCTGCCTGATCGCGGTCGACCAGGACCCGAAGGGCGAGGGGCAGGCGCTCGCGCTCAGCTACGCCAGCGCCATCGGCGGTGGACGCGCGGGCATCATCAAGACCACCTTCAAGGAAGAGACCGAGACCGACCTCTTCGGTGAGCAGGCCGTGCTGTGCGGCGGCACCGAGGAACTGGTCAAGACCGGTTTCGAGGTCATGGTCGAGGCCGGCTACGCGCCGGAGATGGCCTACTTCGAGGTGCTGCACGAGCTCAAGCTGATCGTCGACCTCATGTACGAGGGCGGCATCGCCCGGATGAACTACTCGGTGTCGGACACCGCGGAGTTCGGCGGCTACCTCTCGGGCCCGCGCGTCATCGACGCCGACACCAAGGAGCGGATGCGGGGCATCCTCAAGGACATCCAGGACGGCACCTTCACCAAGCGCCTCGTCGCGAACGTCGAGAACGGCAACTCCGAGCTCGAGGGTCTGCGCAAGAAGAACGCCGAGCACCCGATCGAGGTCACCGGCAAGAAGCTGCGCGATCTCATGAGCTGGGTCGATCGTCCGATCACCGAGACCGCCTGA
- a CDS encoding DoxX family protein has product MTERDMAAGSGSSPYDEPTGEIDLGEAASMRRRQVPADDRDDFYARHALPERPGVSRVDDLDDIDPDELDTQAMPARPGAGPAAAPSAAEPTAAPPTEAFGRPQDPAEAKTQRFAAPQPDAPAQPVEDVRTDDFTAVPATRVAATETPVADTPVRGLPETDVAERFDSAPTVADERLRSAEEDLVDAQRAARRGTLDVGLLVLRLAVGLIALAHGTQKLFGWWNGPRLSGFEDMLLNSPNPAIGFTPDAARPLAIVGAVSETLGGLMLVVGLFTPVAASAVLGVMLVAAAYKATLAGGVWFFAGDPNGAGIEYELLVCACAVAIILAGPGRISLDAPEAGRDGRRGVRSHCSWSASARPSPCGWCSTARIRSSHRATRPGETRPGRSGFRSVLSRPRAPRLGRPRWPTSRTRAMRW; this is encoded by the coding sequence GTGACCGAACGTGACATGGCTGCAGGCAGCGGTTCCAGTCCGTACGACGAGCCGACCGGCGAGATCGATCTGGGCGAGGCCGCCTCGATGCGTCGTCGACAGGTACCGGCGGATGACCGGGACGATTTCTATGCGCGGCACGCGCTTCCCGAGCGGCCGGGTGTCTCGCGAGTCGACGATCTCGACGACATCGACCCCGACGAACTCGACACCCAGGCGATGCCTGCCCGGCCGGGTGCCGGCCCCGCGGCCGCACCTTCGGCGGCGGAACCGACCGCAGCCCCTCCCACCGAGGCGTTCGGCCGGCCGCAGGATCCCGCCGAGGCGAAGACCCAGCGGTTCGCGGCTCCGCAACCCGACGCCCCTGCGCAACCGGTCGAGGACGTCCGCACCGATGACTTCACGGCTGTGCCGGCCACCCGGGTCGCCGCGACCGAGACCCCCGTGGCCGACACCCCGGTGCGAGGGCTCCCCGAGACCGACGTCGCCGAACGATTCGACTCCGCACCCACAGTCGCCGACGAGCGCCTGCGGTCGGCCGAAGAGGACCTCGTCGATGCGCAGCGCGCTGCCCGTCGGGGGACGCTCGACGTCGGGCTGCTCGTCCTACGCCTGGCGGTCGGCCTCATCGCGCTCGCGCACGGGACGCAGAAGCTCTTCGGCTGGTGGAACGGACCGCGGCTGTCGGGGTTCGAGGACATGTTGCTGAACTCGCCCAATCCGGCGATCGGTTTCACCCCCGACGCGGCTCGTCCGCTGGCGATCGTGGGCGCCGTCTCCGAGACACTCGGCGGTCTGATGCTGGTGGTGGGCTTGTTCACGCCAGTCGCCGCGTCCGCGGTCCTGGGCGTGATGCTGGTCGCCGCGGCCTACAAGGCGACTCTGGCGGGCGGCGTCTGGTTCTTTGCCGGCGATCCGAACGGCGCGGGTATCGAGTACGAATTGCTCGTCTGCGCCTGTGCGGTGGCGATCATCTTGGCCGGGCCGGGCCGGATCTCTCTGGACGCTCCCGAGGCTGGGCGCGACGGCCGGCGTGGGGTTCGCTCGCATTGCTCGTGGTCGGCATCGGCGCGGCCGTCGCCGTGTGGATGGTGTTCAACGGCACGAATCCGTTCGAGTCACCGGGCAACCCGACCGGGTGAGACCCGGCCGGGTCGTTCCGGCTTCCGATCTGTGCTCAGTCGACCACGCGCACCGCGCCTCGGTCGGCCGAGGTGGCCAACTTCGCGTACGCGCGCAATGCGGTGGTGA
- a CDS encoding 3-isopropylmalate dehydrogenase, with translation MKLAVIAGDGIGPEVIGEAVGVLEAVVPDVSTTEFDLGARRYHRNGELLTEDDLESLRRHDAILLGAIGDPSVPSGVLERGLLLNMRFALDHHVNLRPSRRLPGVTSPLAGDPDIDFVVVREGTEGPYTGNGGAIRVGTPHEVATEVSVNTRFGIERVVRNAFERAQARRKKLTLVHKTNVLTFAGSMWSRTVAEVGTEYPDVSTDYCHVDAATIYLVTDPGRFDVIVTDNLFGDIITDIAAAVTGGIGLAASGNIDATGANPSMFEPVHGSAPDIAGQGKADPTAAILSAALLLAHLGEADAAQRVEQAVIDDLAERGSDDLKTSEVGRRIRERL, from the coding sequence ATGAAACTCGCCGTCATCGCCGGCGACGGCATCGGTCCCGAGGTCATCGGAGAAGCCGTCGGCGTTCTCGAAGCCGTTGTCCCCGACGTCTCGACCACCGAGTTCGATCTCGGTGCGCGCCGCTACCACCGGAACGGCGAACTGCTGACCGAGGACGATCTGGAATCGCTGCGTAGGCACGACGCGATCCTGCTGGGCGCGATCGGGGATCCGTCGGTCCCGTCGGGCGTGCTCGAGCGCGGGTTGTTGCTGAACATGCGATTCGCTCTCGATCATCACGTGAACCTCCGTCCGTCCCGGCGTCTGCCCGGCGTCACGTCGCCGCTGGCCGGTGACCCCGACATCGATTTCGTGGTGGTCCGGGAGGGTACCGAGGGGCCCTACACCGGAAACGGCGGCGCGATCCGGGTCGGGACTCCGCACGAGGTCGCGACCGAGGTGAGCGTGAACACCCGGTTCGGCATCGAACGTGTGGTGCGCAACGCCTTCGAGCGTGCCCAGGCGCGTCGGAAGAAGCTCACGCTCGTGCACAAGACGAACGTGTTGACCTTCGCGGGCTCGATGTGGAGTCGGACCGTCGCGGAGGTCGGCACGGAGTATCCGGATGTCAGCACCGACTACTGCCATGTGGACGCCGCGACCATCTACCTGGTCACTGATCCAGGCCGATTCGACGTGATCGTCACCGACAACCTCTTCGGCGACATCATCACCGACATCGCGGCAGCCGTCACCGGTGGGATCGGGCTGGCGGCCTCCGGCAACATCGATGCGACGGGAGCGAACCCCTCGATGTTCGAGCCGGTGCACGGCAGTGCGCCGGACATCGCGGGCCAGGGCAAGGCGGACCCGACCGCAGCGATCCTGTCGGCGGCGTTGTTGCTCGCCCACCTCGGCGAGGCCGACGCGGCGCAGCGTGTGGAGCAGGCCGTCATCGACGATCTGGCCGAGCGCGGGTCGGACGACCTGAAGACCTCAGAGGTCGGGCGGCGTATCCGCGAGCGCCTCTAG
- a CDS encoding PH domain-containing protein: MSTPSAASSDPTPPEVPEVELPQTFRIQRIAYFAVPMMFIVTVILAGASLVWLGWTLILPVLLGWWIVRIRTVVTEDGLKAVHTFSTREIAWNELDGLQFPRWSSVRAVLVNGARVRLPAITFADLPRLAAASRGRIPDPYAAAAADQG; encoded by the coding sequence GTGTCTACCCCATCCGCCGCTTCCTCCGACCCGACACCCCCGGAGGTTCCCGAGGTCGAACTGCCCCAGACGTTCCGCATCCAGCGGATCGCCTACTTCGCGGTGCCGATGATGTTCATCGTCACCGTCATCCTTGCCGGGGCGTCGCTGGTGTGGCTGGGCTGGACCCTGATCCTGCCCGTACTGCTCGGCTGGTGGATCGTGCGCATTCGCACCGTCGTGACCGAAGACGGACTGAAGGCGGTACACACCTTCTCCACCCGTGAGATCGCATGGAACGAGCTCGACGGTCTGCAGTTCCCGCGGTGGAGTTCGGTGCGCGCGGTGCTGGTGAACGGCGCACGGGTACGACTGCCCGCCATCACCTTTGCCGATCTCCCACGGTTGGCGGCGGCGAGCCGCGGACGGATCCCCGACCCCTATGCGGCCGCGGCAGCCGACCAGGGCTGA
- the ilvN gene encoding acetolactate synthase small subunit, which translates to MSTTHTLSVLVEDRPGVLARVSSLFSRRGFNIESLAVGPTELKGISRMTIMVTVDDFPLEQVTKQLNKLINVIKIVEQDPSSSVSRELMMIKVRSDSTVRSEVIEVVNLFRAKVIDVSTESLTIEATGTSEKLEALLRMLDPYGIREIAQSGAVTLGRGPKSMSANR; encoded by the coding sequence GTGAGCACCACTCACACCCTCAGTGTTCTGGTCGAGGACCGGCCGGGCGTCCTCGCCCGCGTCTCGAGTCTCTTCTCCCGGCGCGGGTTCAACATCGAGTCGTTGGCGGTGGGACCGACCGAGCTGAAAGGTATTTCGCGGATGACGATCATGGTCACCGTGGACGACTTCCCGCTCGAGCAGGTCACCAAGCAGCTCAACAAGCTGATCAACGTGATCAAGATCGTCGAGCAGGACCCCTCGAGTTCGGTGTCCCGCGAACTGATGATGATCAAGGTCCGGTCGGATTCGACGGTGCGCAGCGAGGTCATCGAGGTGGTGAACCTCTTCCGCGCCAAGGTCATCGACGTCTCCACCGAATCGCTGACGATCGAGGCGACCGGTACGAGCGAAAAGCTCGAGGCGCTGCTGCGAATGCTGGATCCGTACGGGATCCGCGAGATCGCCCAATCGGGGGCGGTCACCCTGGGGCGTGGCCCCAAGAGCATGTCGGCCAACCGCTGA
- the serA gene encoding phosphoglycerate dehydrogenase has product MTSAGRPVVLIADKLAPSTVEALGDDVEVRWVDGPDRPKLLEAAADADAILVRSATTVDAEVLDAAPRLKIIARAGVGLDNVDVPAATQRGVMVVNAPTSNIHTAAEHAVALLMSAARQIPAADATLREHAWKRSSFNGVEIFDKTVGVVGLGRIGQLVAARMAAFETSIIAYDPYVSPARAAQLGIELVSLDELLSRADFITVHLPKTPETLGLIGAEQLARTKKGVVIVNAARGGLIDEQALADAITSGQVRGAGLDVYATEPCTDSPLFELPQVVVTPHLGASTSEAQDRAGTDVAKSVRLALAGHFVPDAVNITGGTVDEEVAPWLEVARKAGVLVGAISKEPPTSIVVDVRGELAANNVDVLGLSALRGLFSAVLDEPVTFVNAPAVAADRGVTSEVTTAPESPNHRSVVDVKAVFADGSVHNVSGSLTEPRLVEKIVNINGRNFDLRAEGQNLVVSYADEPGSLGKIGTLLGNAGIDIRAAGLSQDAEGGGATVMLRVSDHLDDDLIASIGEAVGATLIEQVDLS; this is encoded by the coding sequence GTGACCTCAGCTGGCCGTCCGGTCGTTCTGATCGCCGACAAACTGGCACCCTCGACCGTCGAGGCGCTGGGAGACGACGTCGAGGTGCGCTGGGTCGACGGCCCCGACCGACCGAAGCTTCTCGAAGCCGCAGCCGACGCCGACGCCATCCTGGTCCGATCGGCGACCACCGTCGATGCCGAGGTGCTCGACGCCGCCCCCAGGTTGAAGATCATCGCCCGTGCCGGTGTGGGACTCGACAACGTCGACGTACCCGCCGCAACGCAGCGCGGCGTGATGGTGGTCAACGCCCCGACATCCAACATCCACACAGCCGCCGAGCATGCCGTGGCCCTGCTGATGTCCGCGGCGCGCCAGATCCCGGCGGCCGACGCGACGTTGCGTGAGCACGCCTGGAAGCGTTCGTCGTTCAACGGGGTGGAGATCTTCGACAAGACCGTCGGTGTGGTGGGGCTCGGCCGCATCGGCCAACTGGTCGCTGCGCGGATGGCGGCGTTCGAGACGTCGATCATCGCCTATGACCCTTACGTGTCGCCGGCCCGTGCGGCCCAGTTGGGCATCGAGCTGGTCAGCCTCGACGAACTGCTGTCGCGCGCCGACTTCATCACCGTGCACCTCCCGAAGACCCCGGAGACACTCGGCCTCATCGGTGCCGAGCAGCTTGCGCGCACCAAGAAGGGCGTCGTCATCGTGAATGCCGCCCGAGGCGGCCTGATCGACGAGCAGGCCCTCGCAGACGCGATCACGTCCGGTCAGGTCCGCGGCGCCGGACTCGACGTCTATGCGACCGAGCCGTGCACCGATTCGCCACTCTTCGAACTCCCGCAGGTCGTCGTGACCCCGCATCTGGGCGCATCGACCAGTGAGGCGCAGGACCGTGCGGGCACCGACGTTGCGAAGAGCGTCCGCCTCGCTCTCGCCGGACATTTCGTTCCCGACGCCGTCAACATCACCGGCGGAACGGTCGACGAGGAGGTCGCCCCGTGGCTCGAGGTGGCACGTAAAGCCGGTGTGCTCGTGGGAGCCATCAGCAAGGAGCCGCCGACGTCGATCGTGGTCGACGTACGCGGTGAACTGGCCGCCAACAACGTCGACGTTCTCGGGTTGTCCGCGTTACGCGGACTGTTCTCCGCGGTTCTCGACGAGCCGGTCACCTTTGTCAACGCCCCTGCCGTCGCCGCCGATCGCGGCGTGACGAGCGAGGTCACCACCGCGCCGGAGAGTCCCAACCACCGCAGCGTCGTGGACGTGAAGGCGGTTTTCGCCGACGGATCGGTGCACAACGTGTCCGGCAGCCTGACCGAGCCCCGCCTCGTCGAGAAGATCGTCAACATCAACGGCCGCAACTTCGATCTGCGCGCCGAGGGGCAGAATCTCGTCGTCAGTTATGCAGATGAGCCCGGTTCGCTCGGCAAGATCGGCACGTTGCTCGGCAACGCGGGCATCGACATCCGGGCCGCAGGTCTTTCCCAGGACGCCGAAGGTGGCGGTGCGACCGTGATGCTGCGTGTCAGCGACCATCTCGACGACGATCTCATCGCCTCGATCGGTGAAGCTGTGGGCGCAACCCTCATCGAACAGGTGGATCTCTCATGA
- a CDS encoding PQQ-dependent sugar dehydrogenase, which translates to MISGCADFSAQDREKDAGAFSANNESQQKKQTPPPTPAEPPIPPPPGPCVDPDPAVIATCLASTAGIMPGDDKGDVTVVAERTTGKIITTKRYGPQRVLATVPVDASGDGGLIDFAFSPTYAQDRLIYALITTASDNRVVRIAPGDVPKPILTGIPKGANGNMGAMYFRNPSELVVATGNAGDPAAAASPSSLAGKILSVTSLGSGANPRPRTLASGLGTNVSLCPSTTSGTLYFADRTAAEDRVQVLEPSGPKVLWTWPDHPQIAGCAVTSGAIFVSTTRTQHIEAINEPTRQKPAITPPAVVLEKRYGALGRMVALQNGILQFATVNKQYGKPVGTDDRVVKWLPPSSTEDRT; encoded by the coding sequence ATGATCAGCGGGTGCGCCGACTTCTCGGCTCAGGACCGTGAGAAGGACGCGGGCGCCTTCAGCGCCAACAACGAGTCGCAGCAGAAGAAGCAGACGCCGCCCCCGACACCCGCCGAACCGCCCATCCCCCCACCACCGGGCCCCTGCGTGGATCCGGACCCCGCCGTGATCGCGACGTGCCTGGCGTCGACAGCGGGGATCATGCCCGGTGACGACAAGGGTGACGTCACGGTCGTCGCCGAACGGACGACAGGCAAGATCATCACCACCAAACGCTATGGGCCGCAGCGTGTTCTGGCGACTGTCCCGGTCGATGCGTCAGGCGACGGCGGTCTGATCGACTTCGCGTTCTCCCCCACCTATGCCCAGGACCGGTTGATCTACGCACTGATCACCACCGCTTCCGACAATCGCGTCGTGCGCATCGCGCCCGGCGACGTACCGAAACCGATCCTGACGGGTATACCCAAGGGCGCCAACGGGAACATGGGCGCGATGTACTTCCGGAACCCGTCCGAACTGGTCGTGGCGACCGGCAATGCCGGCGACCCGGCCGCGGCCGCGAGCCCGTCGTCGCTGGCAGGGAAGATCTTGTCGGTCACCTCGCTGGGTTCGGGTGCCAATCCGCGGCCGCGCACGCTGGCCTCGGGACTCGGCACCAACGTGTCACTGTGCCCGAGCACCACGTCGGGGACGCTGTATTTCGCCGACCGGACGGCGGCGGAGGATCGCGTGCAAGTCCTCGAACCGTCGGGACCGAAGGTGCTCTGGACCTGGCCGGATCATCCGCAGATCGCCGGCTGCGCCGTGACATCGGGCGCGATCTTCGTCTCGACCACACGGACGCAGCACATCGAGGCGATCAACGAACCGACGCGGCAGAAGCCGGCCATCACCCCGCCGGCGGTGGTGCTCGAGAAGCGGTACGGGGCACTCGGCCGAATGGTCGCGTTGCAGAACGGCATCCTTCAGTTCGCGACGGTCAACAAGCAGTACGGAAAACCCGTGGGCACCGACGATCGAGTGGTGAAGTGGCTGCCGCCGTCGTCCACCGAGGATCGCACCTGA